Genomic segment of Mytilus edulis chromosome 12, xbMytEdul2.2, whole genome shotgun sequence:
ATGCAATGTATAGGATATAAATCAGAATTCAGCCTTCTAATAGAGCTTTTGCAGTTGCCCTAAAACAAAATCTGCAAAAACGGATCTCAAGCTATTCAAAAtacatgcatttattttatacgttcaggtatttcacatccaatcttttatggtaatattctttacagagcacaaaaatgtcagtattcacctcaagaGCTTACAAAACCttaaaacagacttattaagaagggatatagttacgatactgttgccaggtcattaaagattgcatattttggctttaatattgattcagttatagggtctttgcatcggaactaaacacattttataattaaaaaaaaaccatttgttggcatgacacgggctatgttcttctcatatattttatgatagtatgatactaaacccctaacgggaggtattgtgcctgatattcatatgatgaagacataatctttcaatcagtttaatcgaggtctggagctggcatgtcagttaactactagtagtctgttgttatttatctattattgtcattttatttattttcttttgttacatcttttgacatcggactcggacttcttttgaattgaatttcaatgtgcgtattgatatgcgtttacttttctacattggttagaggtatagggggagggttgagatctcacaaacatgtttaaccccgccttaattttgcgcctgtcccaagttaggagcctctggcctttgtttgtcttttatgatttttaattttggttttttgtgtataattcggagtttagtatgacgtcaattatcactgtactagtatacatttttttaggggccaaccgaaggacacctacgggtgcaggaattctcgctacattgaagccCATtcgtggccttcggctgttgtctgctgtatggtcgggttattgtcgctttgacacattccccatttcctttctcaattttattcctaaTGTGGCTAATAATGTTTATTGCAAAAGGGAATACATTTACCTTTCTTTCCCCGAGTATTTTAAAAATCTCGATCTCGTATCCACTATGGCGTTGATTGCTGATTGTAAACACTTTTTGTTTCCACATATCTTGAAATTGGCCTACTGAAAGATCTatggaaaatacaaaaatatatcaatcaATAATATAGTTGCATTGTATTGCATACACAAGGGAAGGAAGAGATAATAATGAAGCAGGaaaacatatatagttgaaattGTATGACtcaaaacataaaaacaacaaacaaacaaaaaaagaataaaaaatgaaCCCCCTAACATATATATGTAACAGAATATCTATGATTTAGAAAACAAATGTGTAAATCAAATAACTAAATTCAAAGGAAAATTTAATAACCAAACACACAACTTTACCGATTAAAGAACAGGGCAACTCCGGTTACATTAAGATCCTTTGGATATTGGAAAACATAACTTTTTTCACTAACAATATCCCATTGCTAACAGCAAGTTAAAAAACGCTGAAATGAAAATGTCTACACTAATAAAATTGTGtattaaaaagagaaaacaacccgaccatagaacagacaacagcagaaggtcacctataggtcttcaatgcagcgaaaaattcccgcacctggaagcgtccttcagctgtcccctaaacaaatatatatactagtacatttAAAATCTAAAGTCAAGAGTAAAGTTACCATGGATTGATAAAACTGgacaaaaagacagaaaaaaaaacatacacaacTGTACATACAAAACCAAAccctaagcaacacgaaccacatgAAAAACCTTCAGAATCTTATGTAATTCGTTATGGTGAGCAACTCTTGCTCAACATGTTACACATGTCTTGTTGCGACTATAATATAAAGTAAAACAGTATATCTAGTGATTAGCCATTACTCATAGGCTACTTGGTGCATGTGGTTACTGACTCCATTCTTGTAATTTTTTAGTTATAAATAAGGCAATTGGAGTTATAGTCAGAATATTCCGTGACACTTTATTCTTCAAACTGTAAAAGATAAAATCATGCACCTCCTAAATTTACATagttcaacaatgaaaaaattcTACCACGAACAAACAAGGAGTTGTTGCCAAATATGTATTGCGCTTAAGTGACTAATCCATATCTTAAAATATTAGCAGAATTACTACAGTGCATATGCAATTGTTTTCAGAACGTACTTGTTAAGATAAGAGCAAGTTAATTTTTTCCCTTTTATTATAATACTTTTTGGCAAATTGTTACCAGTTTCTGTACGTTTGAACTTATATTGTATAAACATGTACTCAACAAAGGTACCACGCATTAATAATTTAATGCTAGACGATAATTTCATCTACACAAGGCTTATCATTGACTCATCAATCAACACATTTAGAAACCCGAATCAAATACGAAAAAAGTGCTAAATTCAACCGAGACAACAAACTTGGTAGAAAGCCTTGAACATTTCTTGTTATTTTACATTCAGTATACAGTAAATGTACATACATTGACAAGATCACAATAAGTGGCAagtataaacaaaatgatagtttttaaacttaatatACACAAATCTGTTTACCGTTGTTTTCCAGTGATACTTCAAACCATACGACATTCTTTTCTGACAATTTGCGTTCAGCTGGCACTACAGGTTGTCCTAAATGAAGTCCCCAACTCTCAAAGCTAGTAAGAGGTGTACAAATCACATTAAATGGACCAATCTGCATAATTTGAGATGTAACCATGTTTACATCTGAATCGTCTTCTACTTCATAAACTGGAAGAACACTTATTGTGTAACGAGCAATTTTGAggttttatatattttgtgtttatttaacTACTATTTGTTTTGACATACAGACATTAACTTGCATCAAAACTATAACAGAAAGTGCGAAAATAATCGCATAGTTTAACAGACCAATGTTACACCAGGCTTCATCGATAAACATATATCTAGGAAACAACCGATTTGTATTTGATACCTTGTtaatatgattttgaataaaaccaataaaaacaagaatgtgtgccaagtacacggatgccccactcgcactatcattttctatgttcactgGAACGTGAAAAATGGGGGGTCAGaacactaatttggcattacaactagaaagatcatatcatttgaaacatgtatactaagtgtcaggttgattggacttcaatttcatcaaaaactacctcgacctgTAGCGGGACAGACGAtcgaacaaacggacgaacgaacgaacaaacggacgcacagaccagaaaacataatacccctctcatatcgtaggtggggcataaaaatacaatttaattcAAGGACATATGTTACATCAAATGTAGAGGTATGATTATTAACCTCTATCTACTAGCTCGATAAATACATAGTGAACGTGTTTAACATAACTTTTTAAAGTGTATATTTCAGAAGGTAAGCCAGTGAGTACGATAAAGTTAAAAAACTTACTTGCAATAACTTTTGCTTCTCCAGTAACCTGAAAGTGCAATGCATTTATTACTTTACCGATGATTTTGTACAAAATCATAAATACACACACCTCAAATTCAGGAATTCAAGAACACCATTTGTACCTCACTATGAACCGAATGACCCCATgcgagcttatgccatcacttggcgtccgtcgtctgtcgtcgaaaactaatttaaaaatcttctcttctgaaactactgggccaaataagaagttcttttttattatcttgaatgttaatGACGataaagataaactataaacagcaataatgttcagcatggTAAGAACTTCAAAACAAGTTgtaatgaccaaaattgtcaattgtctTCTTAAGGAGTAACTGTTATTGCCCTTTTAGGGCAATTTTATACAAGTTGTTTATGTTTTTCAAAATcgtctcttcttcttcttcttcttctgcatttatttgcttttgaagaaaatgtgacagatacaatgaacatttaaatggcatTGTTAAACCACTCATTAATACatattgaaatgtaaaaacaatCATTAATGAACGATTTAAGCAAAAAATAGCAAGTGAGTGAGTCAGGCTCTTGAGAGATTCTTGTTAATAGAAAGAGAtgagaaaataaaacatataaaaaagaagatgtggtatgattgccaatgagacaactatacacaaaagaccaaaatggcacagacattagcaactataggtaaccctacggcattcaacaatgagcaaagcccataccccatagtcagctttaataggccccgataagacaatgcaaaacaatttagacgagaaaactaacgcccttatttatgtaaaaaaattaacgaaaaacaaatatgtaacacataaacaaaggacaaccactgaattacaggcacatgcataaataatgtggcggggttgtgTCATGTGTGCATTGATATAGGACATGATCTTAGTTTTATTGTAGATCTACATGGTGCCCCTTCAGTACCGTGAAGTGATTTTTCCCTAGACAtgaataacacgacgggtgccaaataaACGTAGGATCTGCTAAACTTATCAGAGCTATCGAGATAACCCtctatttgtgttttgttcataACTTTTTTATGTTGGGTTTTGTGGGTTGTTGTTCGTCGCTTTTCATTAATGTATGGCGCATTGTCGATTTGGcattgacttatgagtttgaatatccaaTTGGTATTGTCAACTTATTTTCATCTGATTGACTGAATAACATACCTGTTATGTTTTCTTCTGCTTTTTTCAAATcgatttatttacataaaaaaagtataacaaacattTCGAACTTCAAGGTAATTCAGATAGCAAAAgtgtataaaacatgtaaaaaagacaaaatcaaatgtAAGACAATGTCAACCAATCTAACTTGGAATAGggatttttcaatttttcgtATGAAAGGGTGGCTCCAAAAACACTTGCATGACTACTGCTTGGAAAGCTATTATTCTATTCTTTGTAATATTCTGTTGGTGAAATTATGAATTGAAAAGGTTCATTACATCATATCTTACCCGAAATATATATTTTGCCTCGACGGTGTAGTTAATGATGAATTGTAAAACTCTATGTACATTTGATGCAGCATCTACCCCGTTATAACTTTTTGTTTCAATAGATACGAAAAACTGCAAACGTCCAGGCATGTTACCTTGAAATAGAATTTACttgatttgttttacaattgacatacagagtttaaaaaaaataaatattcattttgcGAAAGGACGTACAAAAAATATACTAATAATGTTAACTTTTATGTCTGTTGATGTCATGTGGACAATTATCTCATTTGCAATCTAATAAcgtctttttatatttaaaacaccAAAGCTTAGACGTGTTGTCGGATTTACAGACTTTGGTCATTCTATGTCTGTTAGTATATCAAACAATTTGTAGCGAATATAGACGAAACGATTTAAGGTTGAAAATGATACTCGTAACCCACCCGATTTTAATTATGTTCTGATAACTGACCtcatattatatatttaggtGAAATAATTCATAACCtgaagtcaggagtatgacaatTGGTAtccaatttgtttgatgtgtttacaCTTTTGATATTGTCATTTGATTTAGGATTTTCCTTTTTGACTTTTTCAAGGAGTTcattgtttttgtgattttacttttgtctacaatgtaaaataaaaagagCCAAAACCGAAAGTAGAACTGTACAATTTAAATTCACTGGTGTAATTATTTTCCGGAGACAAAAATGTGTTTGAATAACATTATGATCAGACTGTTGTTCTTAAATGTGAATGTACTTAACggtttaataattttaaattccaGATAGAGGATTACTAGGTGCTATGTTCAGGTATTCCACAAATGTACTTTTCCTACAAAGAAATAATTTGATTAGTGTCGataatgtttttttctcattaCTTTTGATAAGAACGTGCTGCACAAAGGCAAAATATTTCATCTGTGTAAATACTACCTACATCAACTTATGACATTGCAGTATACAGGTAAATTGAGGGGTCGTATCAGAGATAACACTCATTTAAGTATGACAATGCAAATACACAATCGATTATACAATATTAACATTTCAAATACCTTGTTAacgtctctctctctctctctctctctctctctctctctctctctctctctctctctcaaaaaTCATTTCGCATCCAATTCAGTTTTAGTATTCAGATATGAGACACGTCACATTTGCAAGATTAAACCCTGAAACCTGTACTATTATAGATTTTATCTTTGATCATTATATATATGCAAAGTAAGTAAAACGTTTTGTGGCCTTTATAGACGAGACAATTTAAGGTTGAAAATTGTACTTGTAATCTGCCAGATTTAGTAACGTCGTGGTTATAAAAAGGTAATTGAAAGCGTATCATACCAGGAAGTATATTAGTGTTTGAGTGAGTgcatataaatatcaaaaatattttattcataaaataagcAGAGCAAAACGAAAATATCATAATCTAATTCAAATTCACCAGTTAAATTAATTTGCAGTGTGTATTGACAATAAAGCACTATACCTCTAAAATAAGAAGCTCAAATAACATAATAATCAGACagatataataaattttaaacgTACCTTAAACTTTAATGTTTCAAATTCCAGACAAATAATTACTGTGTACTTTGTTCAGGTAttccacacatatattttttccTACAAAGGGTAGATTACTTTTGGAGGGGTCGTATCAAAGATAAAAAGTAATCAAGAAATGACATTTTGATATACACATTCAATTTAACAGTATATTACttttgtttaaatagatatttaaaaaaatacattttagtcAATGATATTAGAAGTGTTTGCTACGATTAGCGCATGGACacgatatttataaaattgacacaATTAAGTGCAACCCTCTCTAACATAAATGCATGAAATTTGTCAAACATGTAATCTTTATCAAAAGGTTAGTCCAGTGAATATGAGATACTATTTAACTATTTTATTGCTCTAAACAGTTCATATTATTCCATGGTACATCATTGAATGGTTTAGTGTTTCTACGAGCAAATGTAGATATGCACGACTCCCAAATTAGGAACTTAGGAAAATATGACACATTTGAAAATGGATTGATATGACAACCGATTTCCCATTCCTGAGATACAAACATTTATTATCTATTTATATGATAAAGTGCtaacattaaaaattatacctattcaaattaaagttttgtattcgGAATGTATCAAATTGTTctaaaatgtttattattaatggTCGAGACACTGTTTAAGAGAATACTATGGAAACTTCAACTGGTGCACAAGGTACACATTCTTATGCAAACGTTATAATCGTCTATATGGTACGAAATGGTTAACACTAATCTTCTATATGATACGAATTGATATACATTAACATTCGTTCCAGGCTGATATTGCAGGTTATGCTATTCTTACTAATGTAAAAGAAACTAAAGAGGAGGATTACGACAGATTCGTCAATGTGAACAAGAAGACTGAATTCTTCCTGACAAAACTATGCTTACCTTATCTCAAAGAAACAAAAGATTTGCTAGTATACATGAATTAGTAAAAAACAACATTAATTCTTTCTGACGCAAATTAGCGTGTCTTGTCTCACAGAAACAAGAGGTATATTTGTATGAAGGGAAACTACGCTCTTACTGGCACTACTACTCTTGCAATCTCACATAAACCAAAGGTTTTTTGTATGGATAAAAACCTAAATTATGTCTTGCACAACTTTGCCTTATCTCGAAAAAATGTCTAGCCAAATGCAAAATATACATCATACAGTAATATTCttagaaaagaaacaaaataaaggcAGAAATTGCCGTGGTCGTCAACCGATTAAAATCATTGTAAAATGTTCCGATTTGTAATTGATTGCATTGACTATTTAAAAATAAGCAGACTTTATTTATTTAGGAGCTAGCTAAAGACAACTTCCGGGTGTGTGATTtcctcgctgcgttgaagaccataggtggccttcggctgttgtctactctttggtggggttgttatctctttggtATATACCCgatctccattctcaattttattttaacatattttttttgtaatggccCCTTGCTTGATATAGTTTTATTTTGTGTGCATCTCTGCATTTTGCTGATCTATcgtttatttaaataattgttcAAACATCTGATATATTCCTCTCTGGTTACGTCTGTCTTTACACCAAAAAATGGTCCCTACAGATCCAAACCGTTGTAGTAACACTCGCCCTTCTATTCCAAAATTTTGTAACCTCTTTTTAAATGTTGATAAACACTGGATAAATGATTTTAACTAGAAAAATATAATGAGCGTAAATTTATCTAGGCATACAGTTATTGAACATATCATTAAAAAATACTGATTAAATAATAGTAGTTCAGAACTAGATCATAATAATAgacttatgtgataacaaatccggtaaatagtctaattcggtaggtcatattcatgaaagggaaggggattgtagttacgacgtaaagaacatatccgatatcatttgttaatcggttattccataacggtcaaccaactcgtgattgcgtccgtaaatttacgaaggaatgttTTCAAATTCACCATTCGGAAATCTTGGTTTtacagcttccttgtgagcagcaaccctcaatcaagaaatcaagcatctagataatatcagtttcagttaattttttgtttgaatcagagtgatcctttacaaagtaggatttaaaTAACTCGAcgaattattcattttttttagttggtCGTACATGTTTTAATTCATATAATGTTATGAATTGCAGTCAATGGTTAATTGATAATACCAATTACCATTCTTCCTAATAGTGATTGGAAGGTTACATATTAAGAACAAAAGATGCACAGATGATTCAGATGATAAATTATAAATAGACCAGATATTTATTGGTGCAGTGAAACTAGTACCATCAACGTTGTTATTGCAATACTCTGAGACAAATGTGACCTTAGATAGTTTAGCTGTTTTATTGTTGGTCTTTTTccaagttttcttttatttaacaaTTGCAAGGTGGCATAAAAACCATGAAGTGTATTTAACGCATTCCTtgtacatttaaataaatgtcGTTATGGATTTACATAATgatgtaaaatatgtttaatgcaaaaatatcaaacaaaaatctGATATTTTACGGCAAAAGATTGTATTtccaatttcaaaatttaagCAGGATTCACATACTCATGTAGACAAACAGTATACAGAATAGAGATATAAGGTACTTTAtgtacatcaggattggttgattttcataaattatgTAGGGAAAAGATACTAAATTTAAGTCGCGTTtcttaaaatgcaaatatttcttctaattcctttaaataattaatgttgtatgaaaagtgattaaTTAAACGATAAATATGCCTAAATCTTTGTTATTGTTGAACACGAACGCAATCATTTCCTCATTCTTATGGAATATATTGACCACATTTCTAAAACATTAACGTAAATTGATTGcatcatgtgttaaaacagttattggccaatcacaTCGGTATATTGGATTTAATTTGCACGTCGTTCGAGTAAATAAGGGTCACACAGCCATGCAGATTAAATCCTATATagcgacttgcttggtcaataacaaTAACTTACGggaaaagaatatcagaaaaaatatACTATAGTGTTggtcgcattgtttaaaattgcttattttttttttaaattctatatttttttaaatggcctcGATTGAGACacgtttattttaaaaaaaatttgaatgttaaggataaacaaaactttaaaatattgaatatgatACACCAAATGTTCAATAACTGATCACTTCATTTTATTTCCCAGAGCATTTTCGgcaatgataaaatcaaaatcgcgatccggttttgaaaatatatcacCCAATAAAAacgaaaatgtcaattttagaatTAAGTTTTATCTgtaaatttttttcatttgaaaatcaTTAAACTTTGctggataataaaaaaaatgttttttagttGCACTTGAACGTTTCTAtatattggctttcatttttttgtggtttgttttgtatttgcgactttttgtatttcttttgttcttataacgtgactctgtactttaaaagatcccgtcagtatgatattgttctattatatgtcattatgatatatttctattatgaattacaatatacgttgaaccacaaacgtcaaaatcattcaatcgcgtag
This window contains:
- the LOC139499422 gene encoding uncharacterized protein, which encodes MPGRLQFFVSIETKSYNGVDAASNVHRVLQFIINYTVEAKYIFRVTGEAKVIAIYEVEDDSDVNMVTSQIMQIGPFNVICTPLTSFESWGLHLGQPVVPAERKLSEKNVVWFEVSLENNDLSVGQFQDMWKQKVFTISNQRHSGYEIEIFKILGERKLYVFSCKKGSNDWESHMRQLPIEDNLYRKTKLVTQMY